In the Hordeum vulgare subsp. vulgare chromosome 7H, MorexV3_pseudomolecules_assembly, whole genome shotgun sequence genome, one interval contains:
- the LOC123411539 gene encoding SKP1-like protein 1 isoform X2 has protein sequence MATAAADEKKMIMLKSSDGEEFEVEEAVSMASQTIRHMIEDDCADKRISIPNINSKILSKVIEYCNKHIPTKRADDTIGATGVVASHAVDPPALAKDLKIWDAEFMKAARYLNIKELLDLTCQTAADMISGKTPEEIRNIFNIKNDYLPEEEEKIRRENQWAFQ, from the exons ATGGCAACTGCAGCGGCAGACGAGAAGAAGATGATCATGCTAAAGTCGTCTGACGGCGAGGAGTTTGAGGTGGAGGAGGCGGTCTCCATGGCGTCGCAGACCATCCGCCACATGATCGAGGATGACTGTGCCGACAAACGCATCTCGATCCCCAACATCAACTCCAAGATCCTCTCCAAGGTCATcgagtattgcaacaaacacatcCCGACCAAGCGAGCCGACGACACCATTGGAGCCACCGGTGTTGTTGCATCTCACGCCGTGGATCCCCCTGCCCTAGCCAAGGACCTCAAGATCTGGGATGCAGAATTTATGAAG GCTGCAAGATACCTCAATATCAAGGAGTTGTTGGACCTGACTTGCCAGACTGCTGCCGACATGATTAGTGGGAAAACTCCAGAGGAGATCCGTAATATATTCAACATCAAGAACGACTACTtgcccgaggaggaggagaagatccgTAGGGAGAACCAGTGGGCATTTCAGTAG
- the LOC123411539 gene encoding SKP1-like protein 1 isoform X1: MATAAADEKKMIMLKSSDGEEFEVEEAVSMASQTIRHMIEDDCADKRISIPNINSKILSKVIEYCNKHIPTKRADDTIGATGVVASHAVDPPALAKDLKIWDAEFMKVDHVTLFDLIHAARYLNIKELLDLTCQTAADMISGKTPEEIRNIFNIKNDYLPEEEEKIRRENQWAFQ; encoded by the exons ATGGCAACTGCAGCGGCAGACGAGAAGAAGATGATCATGCTAAAGTCGTCTGACGGCGAGGAGTTTGAGGTGGAGGAGGCGGTCTCCATGGCGTCGCAGACCATCCGCCACATGATCGAGGATGACTGTGCCGACAAACGCATCTCGATCCCCAACATCAACTCCAAGATCCTCTCCAAGGTCATcgagtattgcaacaaacacatcCCGACCAAGCGAGCCGACGACACCATTGGAGCCACCGGTGTTGTTGCATCTCACGCCGTGGATCCCCCTGCCCTAGCCAAGGACCTCAAGATCTGGGATGCAGAATTTATGAAGGTCGACCATGTCACCCTCTTCGACCTCATCCAC GCTGCAAGATACCTCAATATCAAGGAGTTGTTGGACCTGACTTGCCAGACTGCTGCCGACATGATTAGTGGGAAAACTCCAGAGGAGATCCGTAATATATTCAACATCAAGAACGACTACTtgcccgaggaggaggagaagatccgTAGGGAGAACCAGTGGGCATTTCAGTAG